In a genomic window of Vigna angularis cultivar LongXiaoDou No.4 chromosome 6, ASM1680809v1, whole genome shotgun sequence:
- the LOC108343194 gene encoding protein FLUORESCENT IN BLUE LIGHT, chloroplastic isoform X1 encodes MASSLSFPILIPFAMESPSCVTVPHMAFSKPPKHHRPLVRGRVRVRPVNRRLNSATLFRCSSAADDAVITLHVGGMMCEGCANSVKKLLESRPHVLSARVNLASEIAIVSPAPEEKPAPNYLKRLGEELAQHLTTCGFTSTLQGKLACLSLKLDKIIPRFEYTLDGSSKVSTLLHYSKYKEDMHQRFPSLIVVASNILMFSMPNTALAETCEADNSFFNMPILLAVALIGATVGGLLARQRRNELQRVNEQLIQINAALRKQAKIESYAPSLSYAPIGGGRIPDNEIIVDPKKQELISKLKNGKNFLRNQQLDKAFIEFKNALELAQNLKDPIEEKKAARGLGASLQRQGKYRDAIKYHSMVLAISEREGEDSGNTEAFGAIADCYTELGELEKAGQFYDKYIARLEKD; translated from the exons ATGGCTTCGTCTCTTTCATTTCCGATCCTCATTCCGTTCGCAATGGAATCCCCGTCGTGTGTGACGGTGCCGCATATGGCATTTTCCAAACCTCCGAAGCACCACCGTCCTTTGGTCAGAGGTCGAGTCAGAGTTAGACCGGTAAATCGCCGCCTCAACTCCGCTACGCTGTTCCGGTGCTCTTCCGCCGCGGACGACGCTGTCATCACCCTTCACGTTGGG GGAATGATGTGCGAAGGATGCGCTAATAGCGTCAAAAAGCTTTTAGAAAGCCGA CCTCATGTGTTGTCTGCTCGGGTAAATTTGGCATCAGAGATAGCAATTGTTTCGCCTGCACCTGAAGAAAAACCGGCACCAAATTATCTAAAGCGATTAGGGGAGGAACTTGCACAGCATTTAACTACCTGTGGTTTTACATCTACCCTTCAAG GAAAATTGGCTTGTCTTTCGTTAAAATTGGACAAGATTATTCCACGCTTTGAATATACACTTGATGGGTCTTCAAAGGTTTCAACTTTGTTGCACTACTCAAAGTATAAG GAAGACATGCACCAAAGGTTCCCATCACTAATAGTTGTAGCAAGCAATATTTTGATGTTCTCTATGCCTAATACAGCTTTGGCTGAAACTTGTGAGGCTGATAACTCTTTTTTCAATATGCCTATATTGCTAGCGGTAGCCCTCATTGGAGCCACAGTTGGAG GGTTGCTTGCTCGGCAAAGAAGAAATGAATTACAACGGGTAAACGAGCAATTAATCCAAATCAATGCAGCATTAAGGAAGCAAGCCAAAATCGAGTCTTATGCTCCTAGCTTGAGTTATGCTCCCATTGGTGGTGGTAGGATACCTGATAATGAAATTATTGTTGACCCAAAGAAGCAAGAACTAATTTCTAAGTTGAAAAATGGAAAGAACTTTCTAAGGAATCAACAGTTGGATAAAGCATTCATAGAGTTTAAGAATGCACTTGAGCTTGCCCAGAACCTAAAGGATCCTATCGAAGAAAAAAAGGCTGCCAGAGGTCTAG GAGCCTCATTGCAGAGACAGGGAAAATATCGAGATGCTATAAAATATCATTCCATGGTTTTGGCCATCTCTGAACGAGAAGGGGAGGACTCAGGCAATACAGAGGCGTTTGGGGCAATTGCTGATTGTTACACTGAGCTTGGAGAGCTTGAGAAAGCAGGCCAATTCTATGACAAATATATTGCAAGACTAGAAAAGGACTAA
- the LOC108343194 gene encoding uncharacterized protein LOC108343194 isoform X2, producing MASSLSFPILIPFAMESPSCVTVPHMAFSKPPKHHRPLVRGRVRVRPVNRRLNSATLFRCSSAADDAVITLHVGGMMCEGCANSVKKLLESRPHVLSARVNLASEIAIVSPAPEEKPAPNYLKRLGEELAQHLTTCGFTSTLQGKLACLSLKLDKIIPRFEYTLDGSSKVSTLLHYSKYKEDMHQRFPSLIVVASNILMFSMPNTALAETCEADNSFFNMPILLAVALIGATVGGLLARQRRNELQRVNEQLIQINAALRKQAKIESYAPSLSYAPIGGGRIPDNEIIVDPKKQELISKLKNGKNFLRNQQLDKAFIEFKNALELAQNLKDPIEEKKAARGLGLLSFLSCLSLIAETGKISRCYKISFHGFGHL from the exons ATGGCTTCGTCTCTTTCATTTCCGATCCTCATTCCGTTCGCAATGGAATCCCCGTCGTGTGTGACGGTGCCGCATATGGCATTTTCCAAACCTCCGAAGCACCACCGTCCTTTGGTCAGAGGTCGAGTCAGAGTTAGACCGGTAAATCGCCGCCTCAACTCCGCTACGCTGTTCCGGTGCTCTTCCGCCGCGGACGACGCTGTCATCACCCTTCACGTTGGG GGAATGATGTGCGAAGGATGCGCTAATAGCGTCAAAAAGCTTTTAGAAAGCCGA CCTCATGTGTTGTCTGCTCGGGTAAATTTGGCATCAGAGATAGCAATTGTTTCGCCTGCACCTGAAGAAAAACCGGCACCAAATTATCTAAAGCGATTAGGGGAGGAACTTGCACAGCATTTAACTACCTGTGGTTTTACATCTACCCTTCAAG GAAAATTGGCTTGTCTTTCGTTAAAATTGGACAAGATTATTCCACGCTTTGAATATACACTTGATGGGTCTTCAAAGGTTTCAACTTTGTTGCACTACTCAAAGTATAAG GAAGACATGCACCAAAGGTTCCCATCACTAATAGTTGTAGCAAGCAATATTTTGATGTTCTCTATGCCTAATACAGCTTTGGCTGAAACTTGTGAGGCTGATAACTCTTTTTTCAATATGCCTATATTGCTAGCGGTAGCCCTCATTGGAGCCACAGTTGGAG GGTTGCTTGCTCGGCAAAGAAGAAATGAATTACAACGGGTAAACGAGCAATTAATCCAAATCAATGCAGCATTAAGGAAGCAAGCCAAAATCGAGTCTTATGCTCCTAGCTTGAGTTATGCTCCCATTGGTGGTGGTAGGATACCTGATAATGAAATTATTGTTGACCCAAAGAAGCAAGAACTAATTTCTAAGTTGAAAAATGGAAAGAACTTTCTAAGGAATCAACAGTTGGATAAAGCATTCATAGAGTTTAAGAATGCACTTGAGCTTGCCCAGAACCTAAAGGATCCTATCGAAGAAAAAAAGGCTGCCAGAGGTCTAGGTTTGTTATCTTTCCTATCTTGCTT GAGCCTCATTGCAGAGACAGGGAAAATATCGAGATGCTATAAAATATCATTCCATGGTTTTGGCCATCTCTGA
- the LOC108343089 gene encoding potassium transporter 7 — MADEINRGTSVDSTESRWVFQDDDDDSDLENFDADLRFGRQAAVVDSDEEEDNAEQRLIRTGPRIDSFDVEALEVPGAHRSDYEDISVGKKIVLAIQTLGVVFGDVGTSPLYTFSVMFRKAPINGNEDILGALSLVLYTLILIPLLKYVLVVLWANDDGEGGTFALYSLICRHAKVSLLPNQLPSDARISSFRLKVPSPELERSLKIKERLENSLTLKKILLILVLTGTSMVIANGVVTPAMSVLSSVGGLKVGVDAIEKDEVVMISVTCLIILFSVQKYGTSKVGLAVGPALFLWFCSLASIGIYNLVKYDNSVLRAFNPIHIYYFFKRNSTKAWYSLGGCLLSATGSEAMFADLCHFSVRSVQLSFVFLVLPCLLLGYLGQAAYLMENHADAGQVFFSSVPSGAFWPVFLIANVAALIASRAMTTATFSCIKQSTALGCFPRLKIIHTSRKFMGQIYIPVINWFLLGLSLVLVCTISSIDEIGNAYGIAELGVMMMTTILVTLVMLLIWQLHIIIVLSFVVVFLGLELTFFSSVLWSVTDGSWIILVFAIIMFLIMYIWNYGSNLKYETEVKRKLSTDLMRELGCNLGTIRAPGIGLLYNELVKGIPAIFGHFLTTLPAIHSMIIFVSIKYVPVPMVPQSERFLFRRVCPKSYHIFRCIARYGYKDVRKENHQTFEQLLIESLEKFIRREAQERSLESDGDDDSDSEDEYPRSRVLIGPNGSVYSLGVPLLADYKDTSNPVLEASTSEVISSVFPDPSVCDAEQSLESELSFIHKAKECGVVYLLGHGDIRARKDSWFIKKLVINYFYAFLRKNCRRGITTLSVPHSNLMQVSMTYMV, encoded by the exons ATGGCTGACGAGATCAATCGCGGAACGTCCGTGGACTCCACTGAATCACGCTGGGTTTTCCAGGACGACGACGATGACTCCGATTTAGAGAACTTCGACGCGGATTTGAGATTTGGACGCCAAGCTGCGGTCGTTGATTCCGACGAGGAAGAGGACAACGCGGAGCAGAGACTCATCCGCACTGGTCCTCGCATCGATTCATTCGACGTGGAGGCTCTTGAAGTTCCCGGTGCTCACAGAAGTGACTATGAG GACATCAGTGTGGGTAAGAAAATTGTATTAGCTATTCAGACGCTTGGTGTTGTCTTTGGTGACGTTGGAACAAGTCCCTTGTATACCTTCAGTGTTATGTTTAGAAAGGCCCCTATTAATGGAAATGAAGACATTCTTGGAGCTTTATCACTTGTCTTGTACACATTAATCTTGATTCCTTTATTGAAGTATGTCCTGGTGGTTCTGTGGGCCAATGATGATGGTGAAG GTGGTACGTTTGCCTTGTACTCGTTGATCTGTCGTCATGCTAAGGTTAGTCTTCTCCCTAATCAGTTACCATCAGATGCCCGTATATCAAGCTTTAGGCTTAAGGTGCCATCCCCTGAGCTTGAAAGGTCATTAAAAATCAAGGAAAGACTTGAGAATTCTCTGACTCTGAAGAAGATTCTACTAATATTAGTTCTTACTGGTACTTCCATGGTGATTGCTAATGGTGTTGTTACACCGGCAATGTCAG TACTGTCATCTGTTGGCGGTTTAAAAGTTGGGGTAGATGCTATCGAGAAAG ATGAAGTGGTGATGATTTCAGTTACCTGCCTTATCATTTTGTTCAGTGTGCAAAAGTATGGAACAAGTAAAGTGGGACTTGCAGTAGGACCTGCTTTGTTCTtatggttttgttctcttgCCAGCATTGGGATATACAATCTTGTGAAGTATGACAATAGTGTCTTAAGGGCATTTAATCCTATTCATATCTACTATTTCTTCAAAAGgaactcaaccaaagcatggtATTCTCTTGGGGGTTGCCTACTGAGTGCAACTG GTTCTGAGGCCATGTTTGCAGATCTTTGCCACTTTTCTGTCCGATCAGTTCAG CTTTCATTTGTCTTCCTTGTTTTGCCGTGCCTGCTATTGGGTTATTTGGGTCAAGCTGCATACCTTATGGAAAACCATGCTGATGCTGGTCAagtctttttttcttctgttccGA GTGGTGCGTTCTGGCCAGTTTTCCTTATTGCCAACGTGGCTGCACTTATTGCTAGTCGGGCTATGACAACAGCAACATTTTCATGTATAAAGCAATCAACTGCACTTGGTTGTTTCCCTCGTCTTAAAATTATACATACTTCTCGGAAATTTATGGGCCAGATCTATATCCCTGTCATAAACTGGTTCCTCTTGGGGCTTTCCCTGGTGCTTGTCTGCACTATATCTAGCATTGATGAGATTGGAAATGCCTACG GCATTGCTGAGCTCGGGGTGATGATGATGACCACTATTTTAGTAACCCTTGTTATGCTACTTATATGGCAGTTACACATCATCATAGTGCTTAGTTTCGTGGTAGTCTTCTTGGGATTggaattaacttttttttcatctgTCCTGTGGAGTGTGACAGATGGAAGCTGGATTATATTGGTCTTTGCCATAATCATGTTTCTTATAATGTATATATGGAATTATGGAAGCAATCTCAAGTATGAAACTGAAGTCAAGCGAAAGCTGTCAACAGATTTGATGAGAGAATTAGGTTGTAATCTTGGGACAATACGAGCTCCTGGGATTGGTTTGCTTTATAATGAGTTGGTCAAAGGAATACCAGCAATTTTTGGCCATTTTCTAACCACACTTCCTGCAATACACTCTATGATCATATTTGTGAGTATCAAGTATGTTCCTGTTCCTATGGTACCGCAAAGTGAAAGGTTTCTTTTTCGGCGAGTCTGCCCCAAAAGCTACCATATATTTCGTTGTATTGCCAG GTATGGTTACAAAGATGTTCGGAAAGAAAATCACCAGACTTTTGAGCAGCTGCTGATTGAGAGCCTAGAGAAGTTTATTCGTCGTGAGGCTCAGGAGAGGTCATTGGAGAGTGACGGGGATGACGATTCTGATTCAGAGGATGAGTACCCTCGTTCTAGGGTTCTCATAGGTCCCAATGGGAGTGTTTACTCACTTGGTGTTCCTCTTCTCGCTGATTATAAGGATACAAGCAACCCCGTTTTAGAAGCAAGCACGTCAGAGGTGATAAGCTCCGTATTTCCTGACCCCAGTGTGTGTGACGCCGAGCAGAGCCTTGAGAGCGAGTTATCTTTTATTCACAAGGCTAAAGAATGTGGTGTTGTTTATCTTCTGGGTCACGGGGATATAAGAGCAAGGAAGGACTCGTGGTTTATCAAGAAGTTagttataaactatttttatgcttttttgaGAAAGAATTGCAGAAGGGGAATCACGACTTTAAGTGTACCACACTCAAATCTTATGCAAGTTAGCATGACTTACATGGTGTGA
- the LOC108341836 gene encoding uncharacterized protein LOC108341836, producing the protein MAAESSRRNPKRPFVEEDDELSKKPPAKRVRFPKGKKVKPGDEVVDKGNVEEGEVDLTNPQVAAKAAKERANLRNQFTAELFSEDTGGIGIDLSVGEVTYEDSENFVDDGIQIEPFNLDKEREEGYFDAAGNFVEYVRENEIKDAWLDNIEFDPKYSALKSVPTNDVDEGMPDLSSKDIAVMKRRIANVLEPGETVLQALRRLKGNSDRKAKMSAETKVVFDQLTEDAMKLMENGEYNVYHEKREVFDREAEGYEKLARAKEGPSNQHLASGEASSTGEGDYDMFADEDDNSKPSTDENNTVSQSSLDAINSGTEGGALQNDYVYDESSGYYYSSSLGYYYDPNTGLYCSAASGQWYSFNEETSTYEEVEKAASNVN; encoded by the exons ATGGCGGCAGAATCATCTCGCAGAAACCCCAAACGTCCATTtgtggaagaagatgatgaattaAGCAAAAAACCACC AGCAAAAAGGGTTAGGTTTCCAAAGGGCAAGAAAGTGAAGCCAGGAGATGAAGTTGTGGACAAAGGAAATGTCGAGGAGGGTGAAGTTGACTTAACGAATCCCCAAGTAGCTGCCAAAGCTGCCAAAGAGCGGGCAAATCTAAGAAATCAATTTACTGCTGAACTCTTTAGTGAGGACACTGGAGGTATCGGAATAGACTTATCAGTTGGTGAAGTGACATATGAG GATAGCGAGAATTTTGTCGATGACGGGATTCAAATTGAGCCTTTCAACCTAgataaagaaagggaagaaggtTATTTTGATGCAGCAGGCAATTTTGTTGAATATGTAAGAGAGAATGAGATTAAG GATGCATGGCTTGATAATATTGAATTTGATCCAAAATATTCTGCATTAAAATCTGTACCAACTAATGATGTGGATGAGGGCATGCCTGACCTTTCTTCTAAAGATATTGCCGTCATGAAGAGGCGGATTGCAAATGTTCTTGAACCTGGGGAAACG GTTTTGCAAGCCTTGAGAAGGCTAAAAGGTAACAGTGACAGAAAGGCAAAAATGTCTGCTGAGACTAAGGTTGTATTTGACCAGCTAACCGAGGATGCTATGAAGTTGATGGAGAATGGTGAATACA ATGTTTATCATGAAAAGCGAGAGGTTTTTGATCGTGAAGCGG AAGGATATGAGAAGTTAGCCCGGGCAAAAGAAGGcccatcaaatcaacatttggCTAGTGGAGAAGCCTCTAGCACTGGTGAAGGTGATTATGATATGTTTGCTGACGAGGATGATAACAGTAAGCCATCTACAGATGAAAATAATACAGTTAGTCAATCTTCATTGGACGCCATAAATTCTGGCACTGAGG GTGGAGCATTGCAAAATGATTATGTGTATGATGAATCTTCTGG GTACTATTATAGCAGCAGTTTGGGCTATTATTATGATCCAAATACCGGGCTTTATTGCTCTGCAGCATCAGGACAATG GTACTCATTTAATGAGGAGACTAGCACCTATGAAGAAGTTGAGAAGGCTGCATCCAACGTGAACTGA